TTCGTCACTCGCATAAGAACCTGGGAAGTTGTGTTGAACAAAGAAAACAGCAATCATAATTGCTGCGCTTGTGCTCATGATTAAGGTATAAAGAATCCAGAAATGCCAATATCCGATTGCGCTTCCGATCCACCACCATGCGAGCGAGATGCATAGGGTATTGGCAAGTGTGTCGTAAACCTCTTCCTTTGTGTAGAAGAAGCTGGATTTGTGATTGTTGATAAATATAAATGGGTTGAATAGCTTTCTGCTAGAAATTTTTCGGAATCCATCAATGGTTCCATTGGTAATCAATTCAACAAACCCCAAAAGCAATGCCACTCTTGGCTTGATCACTAAGTAGTAGAAGCCTCCAGGGAAAAGAGTTAAAGGGTGGCGCAGTGCTTGGTAGAGAAACTGGGAATTCTTGCCCTTTTTCTCAAATTCGCGACGCGTCGTTAAGGCCGACGGGCCTCTGTATCGATTCCAATTGCCATTGTGTTTGTGGTGGAAGGCATGACCTCTTGACCAGGGGTGGTGCGGCATTGCATGGAAAATGCTCAGTAGGAATGCGGCAGAGCGATTAGCGGTTTTAGACTTGAATAAGCTGTGATGACCACAGTCATGCATTAATGAGAAGCTTCTGCTTAAAAATAAAATGATTAAGGCGAACAGGCCTGGCGTTAGTATCAACGACAATACGTTTAGCTGTTCTGTGGTTTTAACGATCGCAACGCAGCACAGGATTAAGGGAATGGCTGTATTGATGATCTGCCATGAGGCGATTTTGTCGTCACTTACCATGTAAGGCTTGATGTTTAAATCAATGCGCCTCAGTGGTGTTGTTGGCAAGGGTTTGGTGACGGCGCTGCTCAAGGGAATGGCCTTCGTTGGTTAATGGTGTAGGCGCGAATCATTCGGAGAACTTTTTGTAGGGAGGTCGTGCCGAACGATGTGGCGAGTGGTAAAAATCAGTTCAACATGGCGCGAAATTTCACGGTTTCGCCATTGTTTCACTCACCTTAGTGGATTTTGTGAATGGTTGACCCATCGCCGCTCCCTGGAAAGCCGAGAGCTCTCACGTATTCAGAGATGATGAATGGTGGTCGCGCGCAGATGGACGAGCAAGCTCATCAGCGAGAGCTCGAATTGAAACGACGCGAAGCGACCTTGGAACAACAGGTCAACCATTTGGAGCTGTTGTTCAAAATTGCCGAAGAGCGACGTTGACTGGTGCCACATCTGAATAAAAAAACTCCTGCCCGCCATCGATGGAGGGGGCAAGAGTTTGTCTTGGCTCTCGGAATTGCCCCAAAAGCCAGTTGGTGACTGAAGGTTAGACCTTTCTGGAGTAGTACTCCACCACCAGCAGTTCGTTGATTTCAAGGGCGACCCACTCGCGTTCGCAGCGGCCCACCACCTTGGCGTTGAGCTTGGGTTTATCGAGCTCCAGGTGTGGCGGCACGTTGGCCAGGCCTGGAAATTCCAGGTTGCCTTCGGCAAGTTGCTTGCTGCACTTGCGCTCGCGGATTGCGATCACATCGCCAGGCTTGCACTGATAGCTGGCGATGTCGGTGACACGACCATTCACAGTCACGTGTCCGTGGTTCACCAGCTGACGGGCACCGGGGACGGTGGGGCCGAATCCGAGGCGGAAGCAGACATTGTCGAGACGGTTCTCGAGCAGTTTCAGCAGGTTGGTTCCAGTGGAACCCTCCTGGGCGCGCGCTTTCTTCACATAGCGCACGAGCTGACGCTCGGAGACTCCGTAGTTGAAGCGGAGCTTTTGCTTTTCTTCGAGACGGATCGCGTATTCAGAGCGCTTGCGACGGGCTTGGCCGTGCTGACCGGGGGGATAGGACCGCTTTGCGGCCTTCCGGGTGAGACCGGGGAGGTCTCCCAAGCGCCGCGTGATCCTCAGGCGAGGGCCGCGGTAACGAGACATAGGGGAAGGAATGGTTGGACCTTCGCGCCGCTGGCACGCCATGCTGAACGCAGTGTCAGCATCGCGATCAACATGCGCGAATCGACCATCTTATCGGGCGATCGGAACACCTTCTTTGTGGGGCGCATCAATCGTGCGCTTGCTCAGGTGATGTTGGCCCTGATTGGCTTCTATCGCCGCTGGTTCTCGCCGCTGCTCGGCCCGCGCTGCCGCTTCATCCCGAGCTGCAGCGCTTATGGGCTCGAGGCGATCCAGCGACATGGTCCCTGGCGGGGCGGCTGGCTCACGTTGCGCAGAATCAGCCGTTGCCACCCTCTCACCCCCTGCGGGTGTGACCCCGTACCGGATTGATCGGCTTGTGGTTCACCCTTCCATGCTTCACGTGTTGACGCTCTACAGCCGCCAGGGCTGCTGTCTGTGTGAAGGGCTTGAGCAGCGGCTTCATGCCCTTGATCTCACAGCTCTTGAGCCTCCGCTTGCTCTGCAGGTGGTGGATATTGATGCCCCTGGGGTGGAACCTGGCCTGAAGGCTCGTTATGACCTCGAGGTTCCAGTTCTGGCTCTGAACAGCAGCCCCCTGCCACGGGTGTCTCCCCGTCTTTCCGGAGAGGGACTGTTCAGCTGGTTGCAACGGGTCTGCGCCAACGCTGCAGGATCGGTCTA
The sequence above is a segment of the Synechococcus sp. PROS-7-1 genome. Coding sequences within it:
- a CDS encoding fatty acid desaturase, which gives rise to MSSAVTKPLPTTPLRRIDLNIKPYMVSDDKIASWQIINTAIPLILCCVAIVKTTEQLNVLSLILTPGLFALIILFLSRSFSLMHDCGHHSLFKSKTANRSAAFLLSIFHAMPHHPWSRGHAFHHKHNGNWNRYRGPSALTTRREFEKKGKNSQFLYQALRHPLTLFPGGFYYLVIKPRVALLLGFVELITNGTIDGFRKISSRKLFNPFIFINNHKSSFFYTKEEVYDTLANTLCISLAWWWIGSAIGYWHFWILYTLIMSTSAAIMIAVFFVQHNFPGSYASDEDHWSYFKGAIDGSSFLIMPPVLNWFTADIAYHHVHHLSERIPNYRLRHCHEDRQNNFDGVKRLRLDQLWDCFSLILWDNETLQLVSTKQSFKH
- the rpsD gene encoding 30S ribosomal protein S4: MSRYRGPRLRITRRLGDLPGLTRKAAKRSYPPGQHGQARRKRSEYAIRLEEKQKLRFNYGVSERQLVRYVKKARAQEGSTGTNLLKLLENRLDNVCFRLGFGPTVPGARQLVNHGHVTVNGRVTDIASYQCKPGDVIAIRERKCSKQLAEGNLEFPGLANVPPHLELDKPKLNAKVVGRCEREWVALEINELLVVEYYSRKV
- the yidD gene encoding membrane protein insertion efficiency factor YidD: MRESTILSGDRNTFFVGRINRALAQVMLALIGFYRRWFSPLLGPRCRFIPSCSAYGLEAIQRHGPWRGGWLTLRRISRCHPLTPCGCDPVPD
- a CDS encoding glutaredoxin family protein, which encodes MLHVLTLYSRQGCCLCEGLEQRLHALDLTALEPPLALQVVDIDAPGVEPGLKARYDLEVPVLALNSSPLPRVSPRLSGEGLFSWLQRVCANAAGSV